The Strix uralensis isolate ZFMK-TIS-50842 chromosome 5, bStrUra1, whole genome shotgun sequence genome segment atatcatAAAAGATATATAAGGAACAAAAACTTAATATATGCCTAGCTGTACCTACCTAGGTTTTCACAAGTGGgctttgctttgggttttgccaacgtttttctgtttgatttgaTCTTAGTGGCTTAACACATTTGTCCTTTAATCAGACTTAGGACACTAGATgctgaactatttttttaaaaagttttcaactACTAGTCCTACAGTTTACACAGTAACGTACTGTATCTACCACACAGAACACTTATCATCAAAGTGTTGCACAAATATTAATTATACTAAGCATCTATGGTATGTTTCTCACAGAACGATCATTGTGTGCTGTCCTAGACATTTTGCAAATAGAGGAGGAACATTGTAGAAAATATGTGGAGGCCGTTTTCTGAAAATGATCTTCAAGGGAAAGTGCTAACCAGACTTCTTTTTAGACTGATTTCTGCATTGTCCCCATAAATAATAAGTCAATCAATGTACCACAGCCAAGGTTATAATCCCATCCACAAATACCTTACTACTTGGTGTATTATTATACAGCttgcaaaccaaaatgaaattagTAAGGACGTAGAGTCAAGTTGACTCAGAAGCTAAAGGTCTCTTGGATTCGGATTCCCACATAACGTTTCCTCACCTCTTTCAGTAGGTGCTGGAACTGTGGCCCAGGTTTTTAACTGCAAGGATGGACAATCTGAAGGAAATTGGACAAAAATTTCCACTTCAGTCCCgttttctttgaaggaaaaaatatacaaCTTTGGTCTTGAACTGCCACCTCTCATTGTAAAAATCTtccacaaataataataaaaaaatattcacagacacattttcttttgagGCTTAGAAGAATAGACATTTATGTTGTTCATAAAAGACAATGCTTTTCTGAAGGTCTCTCTGTTCCTTCCTTTTGTGAAGGCTTCAGCGTAACAGTCCAAAAGATTTCACACACAAGTCAGACTGATGAACTGGTCAGCACAATGCAGACACACGTACCAAAATCTTACACATGCTACCTGACGTTAAATCTGCTGCACAACATATTAATGCTTAGAAGTCCTCACAGTTATCTTCTGGCATACTGAAGTTTAGGTGGAACTTCTCATACAAAAAAGATTTCTGAAATTACAGATAATGCTGACTGACTGACATCCTGTTGAACAGGATGGACAATATGAACTTCTCTGTAATTCTAAAAAACAGTGATAACGATGTTCTGAAACTCTTATGATCCAAACAAGCTTATGACAGCCTAGCAAGTTTgtcgcagaaaaaaaaaattattaagaaattgttttttttttttaaatatagtttgcTTTAGCAGAAAGGAAGATATCCCATGTCAAACTCCCAAGGTGTACTACAAAGCAGCAACTTCAAAAAGCTATACAAAACAAAGCAGCtgaccatcttttttttttttttaaatgctgccacAAGTTTCTTCTAAATCATAATGTAAAATTCCCATCATCAGTAAGGCCATGAAACTGAGactcttttcctcatctcttgcTGGCAACGCACTTTGCTGACAGGCAGGAGAATTATGAGTCAAGGTTCTTTTGAGCGTTTATCTTTACATTTTCATAAACACTTCTCTAATTCTGATGGCACCTGAAGGCTTCCATCATTTAACCCACAAATACGCACTGTTTTGAAGACTGACAAACCTTTTAGACGGCAGATAAAATCTCTCTTGGACTAGCAGTTATAGAGGTGTATCTAAATAAACATATCTACAACCTCTCCTACCATCAGCTAAAAGGAAAGtacattttagaataaattaaacatttcacTGGCAGCTGGGAGGTGCTCCAAATGAGACCAAACAGTTAATTTATGTAAGAAAATTTATTAAGGAAATTTGGGAATAAAGAAATTAAGGAATTTactaagaaaaaatgtaaaattcttAATCTATTTCCTCAACAACAGCTTAAAGGCAAACAGAAGCTATCTTCCCTTTCTTCACACCTTTTGTTTTGAAAACCCTCCATTTGAAGACTTCGTGCCAGTGCTGAAATTCTGAAGCATCTTTTTAATGAATCACGCTCACCCTACCAGATTCACATGGGTGGATCTTCGTGCCCTGCAAGCCCTACTGAAGTTGCTGTCCTTAGGAGAACTGAAACTGAACATTATTACATTACAGTCAATCATATTATATTTATCTTTGAGCCTGAACCAAAAAGACTCCTGAAGACTTATATAGGCCTTAGATTAGACCCTCACATTGCAAAGTCTCTGAAAAAAGGCTCTTCTGGTATATTACAGCATCTGTATGAAGATGTTCACTTATAGTTTAGTCCTGTGAGGTGATCAATACCCTCCAACATCACTGATTCCAAGAAGAGTTAAGAGCACATCTTGCACGACAGTAATTTAGTaagaaaatccttttattttcagaaaaaatgtattgCCTTTCTACCTCACCTTTATCTCCAGATCACAGGAAGAAATCAGTTTCCAGGTCATCATAgaaacttgctttcttttttctggtcATACAACAACCATACCCATTTGGTCAGCAATCTCCTGCTTTGCTGTATTCCCCAGACTGACCATGCTCCAGGCAACACAGAGCTCTGCCTGAATACACACTTAACCAGAAAGGTCTCAGATGAGCAGTGTTTCAGAATTGTTGGGTGTACTGTTTTCAAATTATCTTAACCTACAAAAATTAAGAATATACTATAGAATGAGAAAGCCAGTAAGGTAGCAAGTGGCTGTGATATGGTAGAGTAAGTGTAAGGCAAACAGCTCACCACAGCACAAGTGCTGGACACACTGCCAGGGGTCTATACGTGCTTTGAGAGCCTGATTTGCTGTATCACTGCTGGTAATACACTGTGCTGAGGTGACAAGGTCTGACTGAAGCATGGATGTTCCACTAGGATCACAGAGGAATATAACAGCACGGCTGGTACACTGACCAGCAGCAGAAGACATCCCTGGCACATTACCTGATGTGGCAATGGAAAGGCTGAAAAGCTCAGCAGCAAAATCTTCTTCCATTCACCTATGGAAGTTTCGCATTTACCAGACCCAGGCACTAGATCACTAGAAACAATGGCAGATGCTTAGTCTAAGCCAGTTTTACTTTTTGTATTACcaagaatattttccttaaaCAACATACTAAGTAGTCTGatatttttctggtattttttccatttatgccTGAAAAACTAGACATTACTTCTtgctgttttccttaaaaaagaaaaaagttttgccCTCTTAAATTAAGTTAGTGtttcttaattgaaaaaaatctgaactacTTGCTAATCATGGAAGTTGCATCTTTCCTGTGAAAGAAGTGTATCAAGCATTCATTGCTTTTAAATGCATAGATATAAAGTTAAAGTTATGTCAGTGTTAATGTTATTCTAATTTCTTATCCTTAAAATAAACTAGACAATCCTAGCTTTGCTCTCTATAAATAGAAGGCCCTTAGGCATGCAAAGAGCTTATTCATagcaataaattaattaataGCAGTCTAAATTTGGACTCAAGTCTATTAAATATTACAGTTTTAAACTATTTCTCTGTTAGTCTAATTGGCGAGCATATAATATATTCTCACCTTTTCAACCCATTATCTTGCCACTGTTACTCTGGGGCCTGCATTTTGAACCGCCAGGAATGGTGCCCCGCAAGCTGATGTGTCCTGTGATACTTCTAAAATTAAATACGCAGTTGCTAGATAAATTAAGGTCTGACCTTGTACAACTGTAACATAAGCAGACTCGACCCACAGGGAAGTATTACACATGACTTCTCTAAAATCTCATCAAATGTAACACAAGGTCTGAACGGTATAATAAGATTATCTGTGCCCTCATTGGTTCAACAACtctcattaagaaaataaattatttgccaACTTAGTCTCAAGGGCTACATTAACAAAATCTGGTAACATATTCacctaaattaaaacaaatctgtgAGAAGGTTTAGCGTTTAACTAGTTGTAGATCCCGCCATATCACATCACCAAACACTAATCTCTCCCTCTGAGGCTGCTATGATGCAAAGCTTCATAGATTCAATGACAGCCACTTATAGTACTTATTTGACTAGATTCAGTAACTTGAAATTGGACAAAGAAGCAGGAGGCACAGCACCACAGCGAGCAGTGATGCAAAAGCAGAATAACCCAAGTAACACTGAGAATAGCAGTATCCAGCAAGTTAAATCACAGGCACGGGATGTGGAAGAAGCTCGATACGTATCACTGATGCAATACCTCTGTCCTGTTTTAGTTTTAACCAATTAGTTCCTATCTTTACCAAAATGAACAGACAATAAGGGAATATAACTAAGTGAAACGACAAACTTCCAACTTATCTTTAATTGTTCTGATGAAATGAAATTGTACACTGTGAACTCTTCTGTGCCCCATGATTCACTTGCATTTATAGAACCGTAAAACTGTAAGCTTAAGTCAGGCACTACATGCATCTCATCTCTGGACACAAGATCAAGAAAACCATTTAATGACAATAAATACTCATTGCAACTTCTTTTGCCAGTGCAACCTAAGTAAGCATGGAGAGCctccaaaaaaaatcagaacagacGCAGACAGAAACAGTGCTGAGACCCTGCTCTACTGTTGACTAAGAGGTAAGAAGAGAAATATATtcttatataataaaaaaaaatacctaaaatgtataaatatatatacagataAACAACACAAATGTTTTAATTGCTTACCTTGAgttctttcatttcctttacaTAACCAGGACACTATCAGAACTCCTACATGTCCACATTAGGAGCACAGTATTGTTTagcttttcagatatttttaatattttgcattgCTATGTAAAGTGTCTGATTCTGCTCTTGCATAGTTAAAAGGTATAAATCCATCAGTCAACTATGTTCCATGCACGTAAAGCCAGAATAAATGAGACTCTTCTCCAGATACCAAATCATATGGCAATTAGCAAGACTTCCCAGTGAGATAAATTCATTGGTGAGACCAAAAAGGGAAGAGAAGTCACAGCTATAGCAAGGCCTTCTTAGGGTGCCTACGCGCTATGTATTAACACACAGGATAATACTCTTAACAGAGTACCCAGTGCTAAACAGATATTATCTGTGAAATGCTGtgtgggtggttttggggtttttttttggcttgttttcaaAACCAGATAATTACTGAATGTACTCTGACAATACGTCTTAGGTCTTGGagttgttatattttaaaaaaaaatatgtattgaaACAGAGTTTGGCAGTTTGAGGAACTTCCTACTGTGTCACTCTGGATTGATTTCATGAACCATCTCATCAACATGGCTTACTATTTTTTACTCTTTGTACTAGGGTCTGTCAAAGACACCTACATACTTGGGTTGTCTAAACAGACAGAACTACTGTTTGAACGATGCTAACTGAGCTAATTTGGCTAAAGATTGACAGGCACAGAACAATTTGTGCTGTGGTCGGTTAGTGTAATCACGAGATAGATCATCTCGTTGGACCATCACAGAGAAGGTAAAAATGCACGGATGATCcaataaaaaaggcagaaatttttaaacaatgtaattTTCACATGAAAGAGAGATTCTCAGTGCCTTGGAAAGAAACCCCAGGTCTCTCTGATGCAATCTTGAAGAACACGTGGAAGTGGTGAAGCACAAACTCTGAATTCTGATATAAACTGTATTAACAACTTTGCTTTAGTTGTGGAATGGCAGTAGTGCATGTCTTATTAAAAGACTGGCTTTCAGGGAGAACTCTACGATATTCTGAAACTCAGTTTGTTGCATTTGCTTACCAGTTATAGAAAAGAGGACCTCAGGAGCAGGCCAAAGGAATTATAAATTTGTCCAGAATAAATACTATATAAAGTTACACCACAATTATTATCAAATCTTACTCACTATGCAAAATTCACCCTTTAACTTAGCAGCTAGGCCATAAAGGTAAGACAACTGGATCTTCAGATGAACACCGTGTTCATCTCCACCAATAAAGTCaattaaactgtctttttattgctgttttctcCCACTCTATCTCAAGTCCCTTAATTAAGTTTTCTATTTTCCATCAGTATTTTACAACTTTTTTCACTTTAACTCATTCCATTAACTCAGAAATTACCTATTTGCCATATTCTATTACACTGATCCTTAATTTTGATTCTGCAGTTAATTACCTATTTTTAACACAATTTCTTGGTCAAATCAATCTCACAGTTAAAATTCATAGAAGGTATATGCATGCTTCTGCTTATTAAACAAATTCCAGAATACTTATGACTAGTCTCAGAGGTAGAAAATTATCAACCTCGGGAAGACTTGACTGATAGCATACATGCAGTTACAACCTTTTAATATATGAATTTTGCTAAAAATATATAATCTCCTGATTGTTTATAAGTTTCTGCATTATTTCTAAATTAGACCCTATTCCCAGGCATAAAAATGTTTAGTTACACACTGTATCAGTTATCAatcagaaagtatttatttttttacatgtatGTTGCAGAAAACTATAATTCATGTACTAGAAACTTCTACAAACCCTGAACATGTCAGTGTTTCATGAAAGAATGACAGAAGCTGACACATATTCAAATCACATCTACTACATGAAAATCTCACCTTGTGTGGACATAAACAGCTTTATTTCCAAGTACGTATCACACAAgactgctctgagcagcagccaaacaTACTTCTGAAGCTTTAAGGCTTGACACAACTGACTCACGAAAGGGAGCTTTGAAATCAACTCTGAAGCTTGGACTACACTTGGACTCTGcaaaacatttggaaaataaatcagaaattataaACTTATAGTAGTTCTGAGAACTCATTACTGGCAGTTATCACTTGGCAAAAATCAGCTGATTCCGAGTACTGTCACCAGCCACACAAAACACATCAATCAAATGCATATCACATCTTTACTAGAAACATGCTGAAAATCTAAATACAACATACAGCACTTACAACTCCTCTGCAATGCATTTCTAGTAAGCACATCTTTCAAGAGAGCATTCCTCATCTAGAAACTAACTTCTGCAAACTGACCATAAGCTACCTTTAGCACTTTCACGCAGTCAACCTATACTTAAAAAGGGATATTCAAATCTACGTAAGTGCAGCAAAGCATTAACTGTAGCATACTGCTATAGCATACTCAGCACATCTCAAAGCACTGGGCTTCAAAACTTGGGCTGCCTTTCAATCAGACGCCTCTCCTGAATAAACACTGCAGACGGGCCAGTCTGTGATGGTTTCAGAGGCGCGGATCTGCGAGCAGGTCTGGCACCCTCTCCCCACACCGGGACAGGCCACGCGGGCGAGGCCAAGCcgcgccctgccctgccctgccctgccgtgCCCGCAGTTCCACAGCAGGGGCCTAGCCGCCTGCCCCCAACAGCGACcgccacaccacaccacaccacaaaCAGACTTTCTTCAGAGGGTGAAACGCcgtcgggccgggccgggccggtaccctcccccgcgcccccgccTGAGAAGGAGGCGGCGGCGAGCACCGGGCCGGCTAGAACAGACGGCAGCCGCACCGCGCTCGCCGCTACGCACACGCGCGCAACCTCCGCACCACCTTCAAACGGCGCATACGCCGGGGGGATGCCCTCGCCTCGGCGCATGCGCTGGTAGGTGCACATGTTTCGGCGCATGCGCGTTTTCCCCATCCTCCCGCCCTGCTTCGCCTCGCTTCGCCTCGCTGTTCGCCGGGATCGGGAGCCGGGGCGGCTGCGGCGCATGCGCGGTCGGGTGTCCTTTGCCATGTCCTCTAACGGGCGACCGCACGCGCCCGGCACCGCGCATGCGCCCGGCGGCGGGTGGCGGAGCGGGGCGTTTGGCGCGGCGCAGCCATGGCGGGGGCGCTGAGGAAGGTGAGGCGCCGCAGGGGTCCTTGAGCCTGGCAGTGTGCCGCGGCTTCGTCCTGCGCTGCGGGCTctcgcctcgccccgccccggcAGGTTTCTGGGGAGGGGGTAGGGGGCGCCTGAGGGGCGGGGTGAGAGTGGGGCGCCCCGCGGGGAAAGGGCCCGGTTCCCTTCCCGGGCCCACGGGGGACGGCGGGCCCGGCGCCAGCTGCTCGCGGGGCAGCAGCGACCCTTAGCGGAGGGGGCTGGCTCGttgtgtggggaggaaggaggtgggTAAAGTGGAATGCACCCCACCCGGGAGGCTTTGCAGCAGCCGCTTTGTAGTGTGAGTTGCTCCCTCTCATCGCGCTGTCTCTCCCCTTCGTGTGCGCTGGTCAAAACGCAGCAAATTTGTGGGGTCCCGTGCGTGTGGTGGGAGGCAGAGGCTTATGTCCCAGGACGGTCCCCGTCAAGTGTATGTTGAGCCAAACCAAAATAAGCTGTATGGGATTCTATGCTTTGGTATGTTAGACATGTTTATGCTTTCTGTGCAGACCACTGGACTTGTAGGATTGGCTGTATCTGAAAACCCTCATGAGGTATGTCACGTGTTGTGTTCTGCATTTAATGGGAATTGTCACGGAGATCAAAGCTTTTTGTTACATATTTGTGTATGTAGGTACGCTGTGTACCTTAAAGCGGTGGCAACTTAATGAAAGTGTAAAAACGTTCCAGAGCGATAAAAGGAAGCAAATTACTTCTTAAAGGTTTAATTCATATCATTAGGAGTTACTTTGCACAGGTACTTTTTGTTGCATGTGCCGATTTCAGAAACCTCCTTTGTATAAGTACTTTTATGAACTGgtatttaatttctcttatctccagtgcaaaagcaaagaaatcttCAAATTTGGTTCTTCATAACTGTAATTTCTACATCACAGGCATACAGATTTTTGCTGCCTTGCTATGTTGTGTTTCCAACAAGTACTGAAATAACTTAGACCTATACTAAGAGGATAGGCTAGCCTTACATGATAGAGGCTAACCATGTGGTGCAAAGCCACCTCAAGGCCCTGTAATGGCAAGCGCTGTGGAGATTGGAACACTTAAGTGCTTCTCAGGAACCACATTAAGTGATTCTTGTAGCAGTTTAGTACTTTTTTTTACCTCCACAGGCTCAGTAGTGAAACTATGTTTGCCACATCTTGCTTGCTTATTCAGGAGGCATGAGCTTTGAAAGGACTTCaataattcattcatttcttcatgCTTTGACATTTCCCACCATGCAATGATTCTatttcaaaaatgcttttgccaCCAAAAGTTAAGAACACTATCAAAAAGAACCATAGAAAAAATCATTACTGTTCTGTACAAATGAATCCAGCATAGTCCACAGCCTTGTCAGACACCTTCTGGCTGAacttactacattttttttttttttttttcagtgacataAAGCCATGAGTAAAGAAATCAACAGTGCTTTAGTTGAAGTATAGATTCTGTGCCAGTCcccttttcatttcctgttttttcttctttgtatttctttgacTGCAGTATCTGCTTCTATTTTTTATTGTTCCTGTATGATATccattcttcttcagttagatACAGTTATGCAGCCAACATATGGCCCAAAAGCTGCAATTTCTTCAACCCAATGTGTCCTTTATCACTGCATTTAAATCCAGCAATAAAAGTTTCACTTTTTAGTTTAATTCAGATCTGTCACTCAGAGCTTTGTACCAGCATTagaagtgccaaaaaaaaaaaatctcattatgCTTTGGTAGCTTATGTGCTTCTTTGTATCTTTCCCAGGTAATTTTTCAGAAACTGATGGTTTAGACATGAATTCGCCTCATTTTTTAGAAGTATGGTTAGTATTAGAAACACAGCTTTTATTGTTTCCATTTTGCATCAAATGTACTTCAgattgcaacttttttttttttttccttttttcttgaggAATCTGACAGTGGTAACTTCCCAGTCCTGATAAATCCCAGTCTTACCCAAGACAGTTCTGTGGTTCAGACTTAGTTATTTTGTTAATCCTACATTTCTGGATTGAATACCATAATCCTCTATATTTTGTGTATAGATAGTTAGCTAGTAGGTTAAGTAGGACAAGAAGTTGAATAATTCTAGTTGTGTATTCTAACAATGTCTTGTGGTCACTTCAGCGCCTACGAATACTGTACACAAAAATCCTTGGTGTCCTGCAAAATATTCCTAAAGATGCAGCATATAGGAAATACACTGAGCAGATTGTAAATCAGCGATTTAATTTGGTGCAAACGGTAAGTACAGTGATGTTTCATAAATGTTACACATGAAAAGATTTTTAGGATGAGAAGAATGATTTTCAAAATGAGTGGGTGTTTTTCTGGAGTATATGTAACTTTCAGGTATCAGTTCTGAAATAATTGGAAGTCTTGaggtttatttttgttattgAATGGAATATTTTGATGgtatattaaaaagaataatttcttactgatgttttctgtgaaaattagaagaaagctttttttttttttttaagattcgTAGAACGGTGGTAGTTTCCACACACTTGCACTAAAAGATGCATGTTCTCTTACCAATGTAGTATCATAGCACAGTCCTTGCCTTTgacattttaaagttctttttggTACATTAAACTGTGCTGTACTGGTATTGTATATTTAAGGTGATAACTGGAAGGTTGCATATCATTTTATAAAAAGCCATGATCAAAATTTTCTTACAAGATATATACTAAAGCCCTTAGCTGCTAATGCTTCTTTGAATGTCATTTAATAgtatgtttttcatatttttgatgtttgttttccaATAAGAAAAGTGTGTGAGATTTCTTTGATAATGTAAAATGACAGAAGCCAGCTAATTTGATGGTAGTTCTGAGGAAGACTAGAGTGTGATCTGgttaaattattgttttcatgCTTTATCTGAGCTTTCTACTTCTCAGTGAAACAAAGCATTCATTTATACGTGTTTGAATACACAGGAGACTGATGTGCAAAAACTACAGGACAAACTGAATAGTGGTCACATAGAAGAAGTCATTGTGCAGGTAAAATCTGAAAATGAATCGTCATGTAGTGATTGGGATGACCGTACTAAAACTGAACACGTTTTCTGTATTATGTTTACATATATAGCATGCATACCTTCTTACAGAGTCTAAATCAGTGTAAAGGGCAGATGATTGAATAATATTGGGGGATAATCCAAATAGACTGGGAGTATGAAGTTGTCATTGGGAATGACCAGGTGAAGAAACCTGTCTTTGTATTTGAGGGTGATtcaatatgttttttaaaaacaaaatccaaacccccaaaacacacagtTCCTTTTGCTGTTGATAGATTAAATTGGTGGTAGGCTGTGACTGTGATAGGTAGTGACATCACCGAGATAATGAACTGAAATAGAGGTCATTTAATACTTTGGCAATTGTATAGAATTTAAGAATTTGTGTATGGTGTTTATTAACAGGCTGAAAATGAGCTTTCCCTGGCAAGAAAAATGGTACAGTGGAAACCATGGGAGCCTCTAGTTGAAGAACCTCCTTCTGACCAGTGGAGATGGCCAATATAATGTTCAAAATGGTGTAACCtcttgaaagttaaaaaaaaaagttaattattaaTCTATTGTTACTGACAGTTGTCTTTAAATTAAAGATAATAACTTGATAAAAACATGTTTCGTCCCAATGTCCACTTACATTTAGTAATCTAAAGACTGCTTccaatttcttgaaaaaatagttttaagaaaATTCGCAGCTGTTGTACTACCCAACCTttggtttatttccttttgtaatttattattaacaggGTATTTGCatccttcttattttttttaatctgtatttgtaTGTTAACAAATACAGGTATTATAGGCCATTTGAAATCAAAATCAAAGCTGTAGAGAAGTATGAtcctgctcttctctcccacctTTGGT includes the following:
- the NDUFA5 gene encoding NADH dehydrogenase [ubiquinone] 1 alpha subcomplex subunit 5 → MAGALRKTTGLVGLAVSENPHERLRILYTKILGVLQNIPKDAAYRKYTEQIVNQRFNLVQTETDVQKLQDKLNSGHIEEVIVQAENELSLARKMVQWKPWEPLVEEPPSDQWRWPI